AAACCTCTAAAAAAACTCCGGTATTCTCTTTAGAAAAAATACAAAACTGAAGATGCAGGCTTAAAGAAGTTTGTGCTTGCAGAATTTTTGGACTATAAGATGGTTGATAGCAAAACTGTCATGTCTCAAGTCCAAGAACTACAAGTCATTATTCATGAACTCCTAGCAGAAGGTATGATCAAATTCAATAGTTTTATTGTTAAAATTGTTGAATGTgtaattgattttaaattatccaTTGTAGGTATGATCATAAACGGAACATTTGAAGTAGCGGCATTAATCGAGAAATTGCCTCCTTCATGGAAagacttcaaaaattatttgaagcacAAGCAAAAGGAGataactcttgaaaacttgaTTGTTCGTCTCAGGATCGAGGAAGACAACAAGACTGATGAGAAGAAGGCTAGAGGAAACTCAACAATTATGGAAGCAAATATTATTGAGGATGgtccaaataaataaaaaaagagaaagaacctTCTGGACCGAAGAACTATCTTAGTAAAAAGAAGTTCAAAGGAGACTGCCACAATCGTGGAAAAACTGGACATAAGGCTGTGGAATGTCGTACTcccaagaaggaaaagaagaaaggtCAAGCCAACATAGTTGATACAAATGGGAATGTTGAAAACTTGTGTGCAATGCTGATCGAATGCAACCTGGTAGGAAAttccaaagaatggtggcttgatttaGGAGCCACATCACATGTTTGTACGGTCCGAGAAGCCTTCGCTACTTATTCCCCTCTACACCTAATGAGActatctatatgggaaattctgtAACGGCTAAGGTTGAAGGATATGGTAGAGTATtcttgaaaatgacatccgacaaggtggtgacgctgaacaaagtttgtcatgtttcagaaatgagaaaaaacttgatTTTTGTCGGTCTTCTTATCAAAAATGGATTCAAGTGCGTTCTAATTTTAGACAAAGTAGTtgttagtaagaatgaaatgtatttaggaaaaaggctacctcactgagggcCTTTTCAAACTGAATGTAATGAATGTAATAGTTgttgataataataaagttcaagcttcttcttacttacttaagtcaaataatttatggcattcacgctTAGGACATATCAATTATAAAACCTTGATCAACTTAAatgtattgcctaactttgagtgcaaataaatcaaaatgtcaagtatgtgttgaatctaagtatgctaagcatccttataaatctattgaaaggaatttcAGTCTCTTAGAATTTTCTGGTGAAGGGTTTAAACGACTTTGAGAAGAACCAAAGGAGAATGTACCTAATAAAGAGAGTCCAAGGCGTAGTAAACGTCAAAGGACATCTATTTCATTTGGATCTGATTTTGTAACATTTTTTTTGAACATGAGCCTCAAATATTCAAAGAAGCTATGTCTGCTGCGGACTCATCCTTTTGGAAAGAGGCtgtcaatagtgagattgatTCAATCTTGAACAACCATACTTGgaaattggttgatcttcctccaggAAACAAACCTTTAGGTTCAAAatggattttcaaaagaaaaatgaaagttgatggGACTATTGACAAATACAAGGCAAGACTTGTTGTCAAAGGATTTAGATAGAAAGAAggtcttgattattttgatacatactcaCCTGTAACTAGGATTACATCCATTCGGATGCTAATTGCACTAGCTGCAGTATATGACCTTGAAATctatcaaatggatgtaaaaacaGTTTTCTTAAATGGACCTAGGGTTTTGTGGTTCCTGATAAAAAAAcaaaagtgtgcaaacttgttaagttacTTTATAGACtaaaacaagcacctaaacaatggcatgcaaagtttgaccaaaccatgttggcaaatggatttaagattaatgagtgcgataaatgtgtttacattaaagacACTCTAAATAAAGctgtcattgtttgtttatatgtggatgatatgttaaTAATGAGTAATGACATTGCAAACATAAATGTTACTTAGCATATGCTTTCtagtaaatttgatatgaaagttCTAGGAGTTGCCGATTTGATATTGGGAATTAAGATTCACAAAACTCCTCAAGGTCTAGCATtgtctcaaactcattatatccaaaaggtacttgaaaaatacaagtacttaAACTTTAAAAGTGCAAAAACACCAATTGATGTGAACCTTGATCTTGCTAAGAATAAAGGTGAAAGTCAGGATCAATTGGATTATGCAAGAGTGCTGAGAAGTTTGATGTACATCATGAACTGTACACGACCAGAAATAGCTTGTGCTATAAGTAAATTGAGTCGATACACAAGTAATCCCAATCAAAATCATTGGATGACAATAAAATGAGTTTTGGGGTATTTAGAACACACTCAAAACTTTGATTTGTATTATAATAAGTATCCAGcagttgttgaaggatatagTGATGTAAATTGGTTTACTGGGTCAATTGAGACTAAGTCCACAAGTGAATATGTTTtcaccattggtggaggagcgatatcttggaaatcatccaaacaaacatgtatagcttgctctacaatggagtctgagtTCACGGCCTTAGACAGGCCGGTGAAGAAGCAAAATGGCTTCGGAATTTCttagaagatattccattttggcccaaaccaatGGCTCCTATATGTATACATTCTGATAGTCAAACTGCAATAATAAGAGCTAGGAGCGTTATGTATAACGGTAAGTCTCGTCACATACGACGAAGACATAATAccgttagacaactactctctagtggaattATCACAATTAACTATGTAAAGTCAAAGGATATGTGTCggatccacttacaaaaggccTAATGTTGTGTCTACAATTGCACACACAAGTGTACATAGTCTCCCAAGTAGTAAAACAACTCTTTCGAGCTAGATGTCGAACCCATAGAGGCCTTAATGAGGCTAATTAGTTTTTTTCAACGAACTACACTAATTGCAATCGTGTGATGGATTTGAGATAATTTGTTAATAATTTTGGATGTACGAAAATTTTCTACGAATAAAAGCAATATAGTAGTTAGGTATATTAATCAGATTACGAGAAATTCTAAGGCTATAGCATACGTGAAGTCAAGCTTACTATTCTTCGATCTTAGTCTCTGATGGGTTATTTAGTTACTGATCAAAAAGGGTTATTAATCCAATCATGGTCTCCCGACCTATAATTGCCTATCTTTATTGtcaacctaactacatcgttgagcggggATAGGCATAAAACAATAAAGACGCATTTAAACTATCATCCTTTATCATGACCAAACATGGTATATCAGTATGTGTCACAAGCATCCTATATACGAATTATCCTAGGTTATTCTAGTATAAACACATTCTTTCCATTCTTTGATCTATCTACTTGTACTCTTCCGATTCCAAGGTAGACAACACATATAGTCTAATGCTGGCCAaacattaaaatcataaccCCAAGAATGCAAGagtaattaaaatcaataatccATCATCAACCAAGCTCAAATAATATTACACCATGACTTCGTAACTATAGCCCCAAAATTTGGGTGCTTAGCTACTCattttcaaatgacaaaaaCAAGTGCTTAGCATCATACAAAttaataagaacaataaaagaagaagaaatgaacTTAAGATGCTTGTGTTCTTCTtgctcttcctttttttttctcctccaaaacGTGGTTGCTCCTTTCACAAGACCTAAAAATCTATTTAAATGCCCTCTTTCAATTATTGTCAGACCCAGaacaataaacaaataaaacgttcttggcgctgcagtggcgtggggcgccactatAGCATCAAGACTACGTCTCTGAAGTTTTGCTCCTGGCGCcgggcgccactatagcgcctgcAGAGCTTGGAGATGCATAGCACCCAGAACATGTCTCTTTCACTTCTCGTGCTTCTCCAAACTCCTGTATATACTTGAACATATACCTTAGTGCACACTTTAGCTCCAATTCAAAACACACAATTTAGCTCCAATATCTTCTCAAAACGCCTACCAAAAATGGCTAAACATGGCACATGGGCTCATAAATGTGTCCAAGATCACCTAACTAAAGAGGGAGTTGAGAGATCATTAAAAGGAATAGCATTATGGCTGAGGACAAATCATcgtggcggtaactctacctaaaaaactggagatcccaagatctaggttcaaggagatcaaacaaagtcattgatgaCGGTTtaacattgtcaaaataatttttataatccATTCTCATGATGCGACAATGTTCAGTAACAAGGATAAGGTATTAGGACTTTTTAATGATATCTAAGTTTGATACAGGGCATATTACATGGTGTTTCTATGGGATAGCACATTTAGATAGcacctatgtaagtgtgaagtgtaagccTCTTGAAGGAGAATCCAGTAAGGCCAGTTCTCTACGCATTTATGAACCAGgaagtgttcatggctgaaacgaacaaaACAATGAGAACCAGAAACAGTTAAATGGTTAATTGTGTAACTTATGTTGCCTAGGTATATACCAAAGCTCGACggttcaaaaatatcaaatctacCGATTGACCGAGTATATCCAATATATGTTCACTATAGatagttcaaagggaaacctagtTATCTAGATGCAATTAATTTTTACTTACGAATCACACagtttttcatgcatatgtttTAAACAATAGCTATTCCCCATTTATGTGAGGAATTGTTGAGTTTAAGTGGAGTGTGAATGGGAAAGAATGAGAAACTAATTCTCCggaaaggatcaattgaaatcCTCGAATTGTTTCTGCTAGACCAACATATTTCCCTGGAGAACCAGTAAATACTTCTGCTACGAAAAAGGGTTGTGATAAGAAACGCTCAATTTTTCGCGCTCTTGCTACGGGGGAACTaaatgaaggaaaaatgaaaagtcatttctccctcattggtagaagaaaggaaaaatctTGTCCTTATATTAGGAAAGACTTTCTTTAACTCATAAAGGGTTAAGTAGAGGGTGCCCCCTCACGCTATCGTCGTCCTCGCTGGCTCGTCTCGGCTTCGATTTCGGCAAATgatgtgattgattgataattttttagacaaaatttatttattaatctcattaattgatttcctttttcttaatattaattCAGTATTAGTTCGAAataattgattaattaattaattcgcggattaattgaattaattaaattcgctaaattaaaattacagaattaattaattaatggaaaCGAAATTTGAAATTCGTGGATCCCTTTCGAATAGACGTTTCCCTTCGCAGATTTAGAAAGGACATGTTCCTTCCGAACAGACACTTCCTTTCCCAAAAGAAACCTTGTTggctaaaaaaaaataacttgttggctataaatagagaggcctCCTCTCAGTTTTGATCATCGAAAAATCTCTCCCTcttttgcatatattttcttacaaacaaaattGTGTCTTTATGTGATTACGTTGCTGTTTCTGAGTTCGCTGGAATTAaagaagtttgaggtaccgctactttTTTAATGTTCTATCCGTTTTATCGTGGGAGGAAACAAACTATAACCTCGGGTACAGTAAGggaattaaattccttaaggacacacagtaAATTCTGTGAACTCGgatacaatttttttctttacatcTATACTGTTTCTGGTTTACTAACTTTAATAGAGGAGGAATAACATTTATGTGGTACATTATTCTGAACTTAAAACAGCTTTGGTTGGATGTTATTATCACACAGTAGCTTTATAAGTGAATTCCTTGTTAAGTATGTTtgttttctaatattttataGAAACTATTGGAAAGTTCTGAGGCTCGAAAAAAATCAAAGGAAGACCATAATTTCAAACATTCTCTTGATGGGTGAGGGGGGTGTAAAGCGTGAAACTTTAACTCCATGAGTTTGGGATGTTTTTAGGCCCTATAAAATTTGATATTGTGATACTCAATGTACACTTACCTTCTACTCTGCTTCTCTCTCCCATTTAGATGATTTATGTTTTGGTGTTGGAAAAGAAAGATGTTTCATTGCTGATACTGAAGTGCAAACAGTTGACGATAAATTCTTGGATTTCAAAAAAGGCCATTCTCGGCATAGATGCTCTCTTAAGGTCAACTccttattttgagaatttgacgATACTTCATGAAGAGGTATGTTTTCAATTGATTTCTTGCTTTGAGATACCTTTTATATTCTTTTTCACTCTAAATTTTTTCCCTTGTGTTTGTTCCATTTAGTTAGAGGTAATGATGTTTCATTATATAGGTTCCATCCTttatcctttatattttcaGTATCACATTTTGAGGCGTAATATATCCTTGGATGTCAAGCTGTTTTATGTATAGCCCCCTTTGATACTGAAATTGTTGTCTATCAGACCTACATTTTCTACATATATGCGACTATGGCGTTACTGCACTGAAGACTCTTCTTCATTTTACAATGAGCTATTAGCTACTTATTTTTGTTtgacataaaatattaaattcaccgagggtctccaggaaacagccgtcctaccttggtaggagtaaggtctgcgtacattctaccctccccagaccccatggtgtgggatttcactgggttgttgttgttgttgttgttgtataaaatattaaattcaacCATCTATTGATCTCCTACAGCTTCAACAGGAAGTCTTCAACATTTTAGTACTTTCCCTAAATTATTATCAGTGGTCTATCTCAGTATTATACACCTTCTAACTAAAAAGCATTTTCATTTGTTCGTCAATTGTTTGACTACTATGTTGCTTAGATCTCGTTTCAGAttcttttgtgtgtgtgtgtgagagtGTTGCTCTTCAATTTCAGTACCATAACATTCCATTCTAAAATCCAAACATTTACTTAAGTATCTTATAGTAGTTACACTAACCTGATTTGTGATTCTTCTGTATCCTTGGGGAGATTTCTTTGCCTGAGATGAAGAATTTGATTTGCATGAAAACATATTCAAAGGCTCCTTACAGAATTTGAAGCATGCAGAGGTTACTTCAAACAGTTGTAGTTGTCTGCGCAAATCCAACACAACAGAGCTCCTTTTAGAATTTTTGAAGTCTTTGATTGAGCATGCAAAAAACTTTGAGAAACTGGTTGTAGCGCCAGGGCATAAGAAATGCAATATCTCTTCAACTAATATCTCAAAAGTGATAAAGAATTTGTTAGCTTTTCCAGGAGCTTCTAATATTGCAGTTGTTTCCTTAGGATCAGTCTCCGGTGTCGACTTTCCTGGGGAGTAGAAACTTTTATATTGACCTGTTTATTCCCTATAATATTTTGTTCAACTATTTTTTGAACTCTTATATTTTTGTATGCTGTCAGTGTAAAAAATTGTTGACCATCAAGTTACTCAGTAACTGAAGGAGAAGATAAGTAATCTGCTATAATTGATTAAACTATTGTTGTAGTGTATATTCAAAGTTGTTTTGCATTATCAATGTATAATATGTAGTATGTTCAATTTGATATTCTTTCCTTTCGTCATGAGAGTGTAGTTTTAAGGTTTTGGTTGTACATATTGATGCTACTACACATTTACAAccatttataaattattttattagctAACTATTTAGTCACGTTAAACTTTGTTGACGTTTAGTATATCATCACATTCACACCTTTGGCTACTGGGCACATAATGCACAAACGTTTTGTTCTCCTTCATAAGTGTTGATGTGAAATGATTACTTTCTCTTCCTCTTAAAGTTGTTTATTCAGCATGCGATACAACAAGTTTGTTCAGTCCAGGACAATCAATGCATCCTATCCACGAGGAAAATCGAACGCCATTCTCCAACAAATTAAGCAGAAATTAGAATGAGAGATAGCTCAACCGAGCGCATAATAGATGAAgatttaaactcaaaatttataTCCTAGAATTTGCTGCTGTATTTATGAGGGAGCCAAGGGCCCTGAACCTCCAGAAAACTCCAATAATTTGTTAAATTTTACACCAAGTGCAAGGAGAAGTCCAAAACTTTCAAAAGGGACATACACAAATGAATCATGACTGGGAAAAAAATAGTTGTCTTTTCACCTCGATTCTTGAAAGGATAAAATGGGATCGTGCAGCTGCACTAACCATTTTAGGCCTAAAACTTTCCACCTGACTCGTAGGTTCTTCAGCTTCTTCCCCAATTTTAGTGAGCATTTGGTCCCAActagtttttgaaaaaaaattaaataataatgaaaagttGTGTTTGTCCATACAATTTGCTATTATTggcaaatatatttggcaaaatcctcaagttcccaagttctaaaaaaaattaaaacttgggaaattgaaaagttttaaaaatttaaaaataaccccaaacttttatattttataaaaattaatcatttattaattctaacaaaatatttatctaccaacttactccATTACTATGATCAAccaagattttataaaagaatagtttagTATTACCTCCTCCgaaaaagaataatttgagtgacaagatttgaaaaaaagaataatttatttttaattcgattaatgtattgctctTACCTCtaatgttattttgttgttgttgattgttatcaattatgttataaggtttttttaacggaacatgttcatcataaaatgataatacaaacttatgggtatttttaataatttttagaacttacagatacaaaataatattttttgaaatttcaccaaaatttctcCCAAAAATAACCTGCCAAGAATATTTGGGAACTTGGGGGCAAACTACACATTATAATCTCTAATAGTTCATATTCTTTCTTTGGTTTTTATTACTATAATGCTGTTTTTAATCTGCTCAAGAACTAGGTAATTTACTTTTATATACCAGTGATATCGGTCACATTGTTCATAGATGACAAACACAGACTTGAACAAACACAAAGGTCATGGAAGAACTACTGTGCAGAAGATGCTGAACATATTTGAATGTAGATCCCAAAGAGCTTACATTCAAAGAGGTAACTTCTGTCCTCATATAAAAGGTATAAGAGTTTGTCATTTATCATATATTCTAGTGAAAGTAATCCTTTACATGAAATACATATATTGAGAGATTGTGAATGCAAAAGAAAATGGCTACAACTGAACTAGGAATCTAAGACACAAGCAGGGCCATGCAGCTTAGCCATAGATAAGCAATAATCAAAGAAGAATGATATGTCAAGTCATAACTAACATTTAAATTGGAGAGAAGCATACTGACGGCCACCAACTGAAGAAAGGAGCAAGGAAACAAATCTCTAAAAGAAACTAGTATAATTGCAGGTCAACTACTACAGTAGcacaataatttaagaaaatcatGGTAAATTTTTGGATTGCTGATCTATAAGAAAGCCGTTAGCTTTCTAAGATGTCAAATTATATGCTAGCAATTGAGAAATCATATGATATAGGAAGTCATACCAAGGCTGTCCACTTGGGTACTTTCTATACACTTGCAATTGGATTCCAACGGGAGCATGTTATACAAAATAAATGATCGCCGTGTAACTAGCTAAATTAATCACTGGTAAAAACCTTGAACCAATACAAGAGCAGAGAGGAAATGAATCTTGCAGTCCAAAACAGTCTACACCACCAATCTCAGCGAGGTACTACAAATTCAACAAACTCTATGGAAGATTGCAAATGAACAAAGATAAGCAATTGATCAACGAGGTAACCAATGTACAACTAACAAAAGAAGCCAGCCGAATATAACCCTACACCACTGCAATTGCTTTAATGTATCTGTGTCGACAGGAACGACATGCATGTGGGTATTTCGTGCAGATTTTCTATACATTAGAAATCAAGAGAAATGCTAAATGTACTCATATCAAATACTCAAACATTGTCACTGCTAGTAAGTAAATCCATGTAACAAGGAAGAAAAATGGATCTTGCAACCCAATAATAATCAACATATCCCAGAAAATTATTACAATTTCAACACTCTATAGCACAGTGCAAATGAACTAACATAAGAGTTTATTGAAGCAGTAACCAGGGACTATAAACAGCAGGGGACACACAAAACGAGTAAGAAAATCAATGTAGTAAAGTCCCTAGCAATGTGCAAccaaaaattcatcaaaatggAGTAAAATTTCCATTTCTTCTCCCCATGAAAATAACAATTTAAAGTATAAGAACATGAGGCAAAAATGGAAAAGTTTCATTCTAATACCGCTGTAGCACCTATTGCCTTGAGCTTTTCTATAATGGCATTAGCTTCGTCTTTCGTTACTCCCTTTTTCACCACTGCTGGCGCTTTTTCTACCAATTCCTTAGCTTCCTTTAAACCCAAATCAGTAAAAGACCTAATTTCCTTAATCACCTTAATCTTCGCCGCCGCATCAAACTTATCGAGCTTTAcatcaaagatgattttctCTTCCACCTTTGCATCTGCAGCCGCTGCACCTGAGCCAGAAGAGGAAGATCCAGAACCCAGACCTGTAACAGCAGGCCCATATCGATTAAGACCCATTTTGTGCCGGAATAGGATGGAGTAGTCATGTTTTTCGAGCTTATTCAGGTCCAGAAGTTGGTCGGCGATCCGCTCCAACTTCTGGGTTCGGGTTTCCGTCGCTGTGCATAGTGTATAAGCTATTGATGGGGCACGGATCCGGGAAAAGAGTCTTGTCAATGAGATTTTCGAAACTAGAGATGCCATTGTCAGTAATTGCAGAGACTTTGTATTAGGGTTTGAGAGAAATGGGAAGAAGGTGGAAGCGAGACTGAAGTGAACAACGACGTCGTTTTGTATATTAAACAGTGACGAGTTCGCTAGTTAAAGAGTGCTTCAGATTTCGAAGATGTTTCCAAGTATCATAAGAGATTTTCTCCACCTGcacaatatatatttatttttcacgTTTATTAATtcttaaatatattatactaatttaaaaaatattcctCCTATATAATACAAGATAATaccttaatttatttttgaaatgaaaaacatatcTGTGCCATATCCGGATCTAAGTAAATATTTTACTTGTTTGCTAATTATAAGTGGTAAAAGTGTGTTTGAATTGGAAAatatctcctttttttttttttacttccaTTGATAAATTGTACACAAATACAATTGATTAGTGGAAAAGAAAACTAGTTGTCGGGCAATCAAATAATATCACAGCCCATATAATTTGTTTCAACTATCTCACTGCTGTAATAATCCATTTTTTACAAGGTTGAAATTCCTGGAACCCTTACTCATAGTTAATCTCCAGTATCATTTCATTGGCTTTTGCAAGGAGCCTTGTCATCATAAGGAAGGAGCAATTTCTGTGAAAGGTCACAGAAACTCACATCTGGCCTAATTGAAAGTTGAAGAATGTAGAATCTTTTTTCCTCATATCCTCCCACGTTTTTAATATCTCATACGCCGAGGGAACCTTGGTTTCACAAGAGTTATCTTCATCACTAGACATCCCGAGTTCTAACTGTTCGATATCATCCAAGCAATCAGATTCGTCATCAGAAAGCTCAAAGATTGTGTTTGTCCCAGCTCTACCATCTTCTCTGTGACTTAAGTGTGACATATCCGAAACTAACTCCCTATCGGCACCTTTTTCTATCTCATCATAGGCTTCATCAACTTGAACATGCTGAAGGGATAATTCATCAGTATTAGCAGGAGCATTGCATCTATATAGACTTCCATCATTATCAGCTGTCATAGCACTGGTATCTGTTAATTTAACAGGTTCATCGATTGAAAGCACTCCTGAAGTGCAAGATCCACAAACAGATTTTAATGCCCTACACAAATTTACAATGGTCTTGTCTGATCCCAAACTTTGGCTGCATATCACATCCAATAATCCTCTCAAACTAGAACGGCTAATTCTTTCATCGTTGTTGTTGAATAGGTCAATCCACTGTTGTTCACTGACTTGAAATGGAGCATGAACCATTGATTTAATTAGAGCAACAGCTCTTTCATGATCATGTTGACAGGTGGCTTGACATAGAATCTCAAAGAAGAATGATGGATGAGGTATTTGACCAACTTCCAGTATTGCATCAAACGCATGCTCTAGCAAATGCACCTGCATCAACAACGAAAGAAGCTTATAAAAGGAAAT
The sequence above is a segment of the Solanum dulcamara chromosome 11, daSolDulc1.2, whole genome shotgun sequence genome. Coding sequences within it:
- the LOC129874546 gene encoding uncharacterized protein LOC129874546, which translates into the protein MKNLLQLRHGHILIFFKKYKTEDAGLKKFVLAEFLDYKMVDSKTVMSQVQELQVIIHELLAEGMIINGTFEVAALIEKLPPSWKDFKNYLKHKQKEITLENLIVRLRIEEDNKTDEKKARGNSTIMEANIIEDGPNK
- the LOC129873314 gene encoding uncharacterized protein LOC129873314, encoding MASLVSKISLTRLFSRIRAPSIAYTLCTATETRTQKLERIADQLLDLNKLEKHDYSILFRHKMGLNRYGPAVTGLGSGSSSSGSGAAAADAKVEEKIIFDVKLDKFDAAAKIKVIKEIRSFTDLGLKEAKELVEKAPAVVKKGVTKDEANAIIEKLKAIGATAVLE